The Ectothiorhodospiraceae bacterium 2226 region TGCGCGGATGGAGCGGAGCCGGCGATGAGCGCCGGCGGCAGATAGATGCCCCCGGCAAGGACCAGTCGCAGTGCCTCGATGAGCAGCGCGCTGTCCGAGGACTTCGGGATATACCCGCTTGCCCCGGCGTTGACGGCTGCGGCGATGGTGTCGCGCGACTCATGCGCGGAGACGATCACGATCGGGAGCGTCGGATCGGCCTGTCGGAAACGCCGCAGGCAGTGCAGCCGGTCCTTCCCATCGCCGAGGCCCAGGTCGAGCAGGACCAAGTCCGCGTCCGGCGCCTCGCGAAGCCGCTGCAGGCCCTCCTCGCAACTGCCGGCCTCGGCGAGCGTGAGTGAACCATCGAGCCGGGGAAGCACCGACTTCAGGCCTGCGCGAAAAAGGGCGTGGTCGTCGACCAGTAGCAGCTTCATTGTGTTTGGAAATCACGCGAGAGTTCCCGGGATACTCCCGAAAGGGGGGAGGCCCGTCAATACCTGGCCCCCCCGCGCCACAATAGCTGTCACTTCTCTCGAGTGGGATGTTGTAAGAGACCGAGGAGAGCCTATGGCGGCTCCGTCGCCGCCAAGCTA contains the following coding sequences:
- a CDS encoding response regulator transcription factor; protein product: MKLLLVDDHALFRAGLKSVLPRLDGSLTLAEAGSCEEGLQRLREAPDADLVLLDLGLGDGKDRLHCLRRFRQADPTLPIVIVSAHESRDTIAAAVNAGASGYIPKSSDSALLIEALRLVLAGGIYLPPALIAGSAPSAQRPPTGLTPRQQEVLALLAEGLPNKAIARRLGMAEGTVRIHVTAIIKHLHASNRTEALAKAIRLGYVATLEED